The genome window cATTTGCAACATTAATATCTATCTTGTGTGATATATGACCACAATAAAGTTATTATTACCAGTTTAGTCATGCTGTCAAACTCCTTGACAGCATCAGTGAACTTTGCAACATCTTCTTCGTCCATAGCAGCAGCCAATTCCTGCCATAAGACGGGGAAAAAACCTTAAACCTGTTACACGTTTTGTCCCAGAAAAACAAACAAGTTTTCAGTAACATACCGTGAGCAATTTGTATTCGCGTGTTCCTGAAAACGTGGGGTCCAATTCCTGCataaaaaaatgacatttttcagTCAATAGGCCAAAATTTTGTAATGAACAATTAAGACGTTTGGAAAAAAGTCAAAGTTGACCTGGTAACGCTCTAATGCATTTGTGATTGCAACAACATCGCCTTTACAGAGTTGGCAAATGCCAGCATTCAGTAGATGCCCTCTAATACCGTATTTTAGCAAGTTATTATTGAGCGACGGTCGTGCTATCTCTTCGTAAATCTCTATAGCTTTCTGATACCTGGAGACAAATTGTGAGGTTATATTATGTATACTATTAACTATAAATATGCTATTTTGTCaacatcaaacaactttagcccctttaCTTTAATGATAAAACAATTTACGATGCAGCAGGTGTCACGGAGACTCTTTTGAAGAGCAAAATCTAATCATAATTCTGACTAATTTGGCCTTACATCACGTACCCCATCACATTAATTCTAACCATTTTGGAGTTACGTTAGTTTAACTCTATTTCACTCATGGTGTAAGAGCAAATTGGCGTAAACCTTTTTTAGTGGTGTAAAgacttaaaaaaaacaaataagaaGGTAAAAAAGTCACGTACCTTTCACTTACAAGTTACCGCCAAGGAAATTTTTAAACCAATTAGGGAAGACCATATGCATTAAAGATGCACTTTGAGTGGTTTTCAACCAAATTTAACTCATTTGAGCAAACACACACCCAAATAAGACGATTCCACTTACCCGTTAAACACTCATTCGAATGGTGGTTCGACCCATTTgatataacaaaataaagaagCGTAAGCTTGTGAAAACAACTTAGGAAGTGTATGCTATTAAAACATGTCAAATGACTTTCAACCCTTTTGACCCGTTGGGTAGATTCTATTTCTTTCTAGCCAAATTTTATTGCTCAACTGATTTGACCCGATATAGATAAAACTCAACCCAAGTCGACCTGTATATATGTAAATGGTTTAATTTTCTCAACCGAATAAAGGGTCAATGCTTTAGTGATAACTTTGATCTGTAACATGGTATATTAAACAGAAACCATTAACAATTTGTAGCTAAAAAACTGTAATAATGGTTTCAAAGGGTTATAGGAGATGAAGAATAATTATGAGGCTGGTCTATATGAACTTTTTTTATGTTATCTAATGTTGAATGACCCACTGGTCATTTGAATATGACTGACCAGCTTATAAGCTAAGATTGACTTGATTACTTGTTCTTGAACGTCAAAAcataaattttttttatcaattaaAGCTGAACTTTCTTTTAAGAAAAGTGCCTGAAATTagtataacaaaataaagaagCGCAGACTTGTGAGACTAAGTTAAAAGTAAATGTAAACCTTATCGTAAAAACCCACTTCCAGAGACTATCACTGACCGGTAGCGGTTATTACCAAATCATAGCCAACAAAACCCTAGACCATAAAAAAAACGTTCATCAGTTTCCGAAAATGAAGAAACAAAATAAGAAGTCTGAGTTACCTTAGTCACCAGTAAACTGATTGTACTCCGAAACCACCGCCGCTGCATCAGATTGGTTGGTTAATCGGGGCTGTTTATGATCCTACACCACCACCTTTAAGGGTTTTGATGTATGAAGAATCTGAAGATGACAGAAGATGAGAGCGACAGAGATAGATCGGCTATAGACGAAATCGATCTGTATGTGGGTTTTGAGGATCAAAGGGACATGAAAAGGCAAATGATTTAATTGCAGGGTATGTAATTGAATTCAATGGACATTCAATAGCATTCACAATTATAATAAGAATTGATTATGGTGAAGCAAATTGAAAAAACGATGGTTGATTCTGTATTCAAAATGGTTAATTATTACATTCAATAGCTCAAATTATGAAGGCGAAGGGAAGTTGAAGAGATTAAACTGGCACTAATGGGAAACAGGGTAATCATAGAATTCCAATTATACCCCTTAAAACTTTAGATAATACGCAAGATTAGCCCCTCTAAAATAGCTTGGTTTTTTTGTACATACTGTTTCATAACTTGTACCTATGGCAAAATTACCAAAAGGGTAGAAAACCCAGTTTGCTTAATAAAggtatatagatatagattagtGAGTTAATTTGGCGGAGCAATAATTGTCATGTGAATTAAATTGGCCTTTAGTTTGTTACACAAGAGAACCAAAATTGAATGCTACAAAAGTGTGAAATGGTCCATAAATTAATTCATGAAAAATCATATTTCGACGGGCTTATATAATTAGTTTTGGTGACATGGGTTGAAAGTTAAAGGCTGAATTAATTTAGTGGGCTAGTGTTGGGCTGCTATGAAATCATGAAGATCACAAACAATTAACAAATTATGGTGGGAGCTATGAAGTCATGGGTTGAAAGTTAAAGGCTGAACTAATTTAGTGGGCTTGTGTTGGGCTGCTATGAAGTCATGATTCATCAAGATCACAAACAATTATGGTGGGAACTGGGAGCTATCTTGTGGCACATTTGCATTTGGTTAAAATTTTCTTTTCATGTTCATATGTCTTGTTGCAATGACCTGCTGGAAGGGTTGGATGGGCTTAAAGGTTCAAACAATAAGTGGAAGAAGATGGTTGAGGTCGTGATCTATGCGACTCAGAATACGGAAAGCTAGGAACAAGCTCATTTTTGACAACGTGCCTCTCTCAGTAACGAAGATGGTGGACATGAGACGCTTATTGATGGCTTAAGAATGGATCCTCGTTTGGTATCTCGAGTTGAATAGATTGTGTGATTTTAACGTTCGTGATGCAAGTTTGTAGCTCTTTTGTGCTATTGGGATTCCCAACTCCTTGTTGCCCCTTTGAATTAGTTTATGCTTTTTGAATAAAAATGGTCGTTGTTCGAAAAAAAATAACAAACACAATAGCAAAGGGCCCAAAAAGTTTTTATAagcttttatatatatactaaattatatatttaacatATGCATCCATTTATTATGCAACCATCTCAATATAATGTAAAGATTTCAAGTTCAAGTCTT of Helianthus annuus cultivar XRQ/B chromosome 1, HanXRQr2.0-SUNRISE, whole genome shotgun sequence contains these proteins:
- the LOC110933486 gene encoding alpha-soluble NSF attachment protein, with protein sequence MVRINVMGYQKAIEIYEEIARPSLNNNLLKYGIRGHLLNAGICQLCKGDVVAITNALERYQELDPTFSGTREYKLLTELAAAMDEEDVAKFTDAVKEFDSMTKLYKWLHKVLDFICRSTVLGDCGFFTCNLQDAEFIAI